One part of the Thermodesulfovibrio sp. 3462-1 genome encodes these proteins:
- a CDS encoding (Fe-S)-binding protein, translated as MNLLAECNKCGKCKETCPSYQIFLNESFCPRGRLRLIKALQENEITCEKSFKNRIFSCLLCGSCESCCPLNIDVTTLIYETRTKMKKGVFQYLFKYFSFYPEIFFSIFSILNHIKNSLNIKNLPYFNRFPSPNIKRQANFLQVYSRLKPKGRIAIFSGCSSNYLMPSITESLIYILNWLNYEVIVPKQHCCAAPLLAAGFKKEAVKLAKKNVEIYKSFNIDGVVTPCPTCAHFIEDVYKEIIGQGLNVLRLADLFENTLEEFKGDSNGHVFFHVSCHTFNYVKDADNILKLLKKFGIDASKKTGCCGFGGIFSFLFEKQSMDILKKKVLEYEKADMIISSCPNCIIQLKSAMKDKKILHYVEVIKKILLKGEKNGKVI; from the coding sequence ATGAATCTACTTGCAGAATGCAATAAATGTGGAAAATGTAAAGAAACATGCCCCAGTTATCAGATTTTTCTTAATGAATCCTTCTGTCCAAGAGGAAGGCTGAGGCTTATTAAAGCTCTGCAGGAGAACGAAATAACCTGTGAGAAATCCTTTAAAAATAGAATTTTTAGCTGTCTTCTTTGTGGAAGTTGCGAAAGCTGCTGTCCTTTAAATATAGATGTAACAACTCTCATTTATGAAACAAGAACAAAAATGAAAAAAGGGGTTTTTCAATACCTGTTCAAGTATTTCTCTTTTTATCCAGAGATATTTTTCTCAATTTTTTCCATTTTAAATCATATTAAAAACTCTTTAAACATCAAAAATCTACCATACTTCAACAGATTTCCCTCACCGAATATTAAACGGCAAGCCAACTTTCTTCAGGTTTACAGCAGATTAAAACCCAAAGGAAGAATAGCAATTTTTTCAGGATGCTCATCAAATTATTTGATGCCTTCAATCACTGAATCTTTAATTTATATTTTAAACTGGTTGAACTATGAAGTTATTGTGCCAAAACAGCACTGCTGTGCAGCACCACTGCTTGCTGCAGGATTTAAAAAAGAAGCAGTAAAGCTCGCCAAAAAAAATGTGGAAATTTATAAATCCTTCAATATTGATGGTGTAGTTACTCCATGCCCAACCTGTGCTCATTTTATTGAAGATGTGTATAAAGAAATTATCGGACAGGGGCTCAATGTATTGAGACTTGCAGATTTATTTGAAAACACTCTGGAGGAGTTCAAAGGAGACAGCAATGGTCATGTGTTTTTCCATGTTTCCTGCCATACTTTTAACTATGTTAAAGATGCTGATAACATATTGAAATTGCTAAAAAAATTTGGAATTGATGCCAGCAAAAAAACAGGATGCTGCGGTTTTGGAGGAATCTTTTCTTTTTTATTTGAAAAACAATCTATGGATATTCTTAAGAAAAAAGTTTTAGAATATGAAAAAGCAGATATGATAATAAGCTCTTGTCCAAATTGCATAATTCAGTTAAAATCAGCTATGAAAGATAAAAAAATACTTCACTATGTAGAGGTAATTAAAAAAATTTTGCTGAAAGGAGAAAAAAATGGAAAAGTCATTTGA
- a CDS encoding ATPase, T2SS/T4P/T4SS family, with translation MRLGDLLLEKKLITPDELNIALNVQKITGQVLGKCLISLGFITSSELAEVLAVQHGLEYINLRDYPIETELLKAFPKDVTESARFLPIEEKEEVIKIAVTDPSNIVALDKVKSITGKRAKACLTDEEGFIDTLEKAYYFLENPTEKIIENAINATLGTGAAPPEIFPKIVDAILAEGIRRGATDIHININAGVVTIFYRVDGILNEGYFLPRLLHTGVVSRIKILSRLDIAEQRLPQDGSFIFTLAGKKYEVRVSTIPTVEGESVVMRLLFGASEEFYSLTKLGFSESLALRLKEIIKKPNGIILVVGPTGSGKSTTLYALIREINRLQRSVITIEDPVEYRISFVKQSEVNERIGYNFALAGRNFMRHDPDIILLGEIRDEETTRIAIRASITGHLVLSTLHTSDAVSAVPRLYDLGADRFLLSSSLTAVLSQRLLRKICPFCKTSRDLNEREKEIFASSGIKLDKIYYAKGCKMCRNTGYLGRVAIGELMTVNEKIREMIYEGASFNSLTKAAAEGGMLPIRIDGLRKVAEGISTLEEVERVLG, from the coding sequence ATGAGACTTGGTGACCTTTTATTAGAAAAAAAATTAATAACTCCTGATGAACTTAACATAGCTCTTAATGTTCAGAAAATTACAGGTCAGGTTCTCGGAAAATGTTTAATATCACTTGGATTTATTACATCTTCAGAGCTTGCAGAAGTTCTTGCAGTTCAGCATGGGCTTGAATACATAAATCTCAGAGACTATCCAATTGAAACAGAACTTCTTAAAGCTTTTCCCAAAGATGTTACTGAGTCAGCAAGATTTCTTCCAATTGAAGAAAAAGAGGAAGTTATTAAGATTGCAGTTACTGATCCAAGCAATATTGTTGCTTTAGATAAAGTAAAATCAATAACAGGCAAAAGGGCAAAGGCCTGTCTTACAGATGAAGAAGGTTTTATAGATACTCTTGAAAAAGCTTACTATTTCCTGGAAAATCCTACAGAAAAAATCATAGAAAATGCAATAAATGCAACCTTAGGGACAGGTGCAGCACCTCCTGAAATTTTTCCTAAGATTGTTGATGCAATTTTAGCAGAAGGAATAAGAAGAGGAGCTACAGATATACACATAAACATAAATGCTGGAGTTGTAACAATCTTTTATAGAGTTGATGGTATATTAAATGAAGGTTATTTCCTTCCAAGACTGCTACATACAGGAGTTGTATCAAGAATAAAAATTCTTTCAAGGCTTGATATAGCAGAGCAAAGACTTCCTCAGGATGGTTCATTTATTTTTACACTTGCAGGCAAAAAATATGAGGTAAGAGTATCAACTATTCCTACAGTAGAAGGAGAAAGCGTTGTAATGAGGCTACTTTTCGGTGCTTCAGAGGAGTTCTACAGTCTAACCAAGCTTGGTTTTAGTGAATCACTTGCTTTAAGATTAAAAGAGATTATAAAAAAACCAAACGGTATAATTCTTGTTGTTGGACCTACAGGTTCTGGAAAAAGCACAACTCTTTATGCATTAATAAGAGAAATTAATAGACTTCAAAGGTCTGTTATAACAATTGAAGATCCTGTTGAGTATAGAATTAGTTTTGTAAAGCAAAGCGAAGTAAATGAAAGGATTGGATATAACTTTGCACTTGCTGGAAGAAACTTTATGAGACATGACCCTGATATAATTCTTCTTGGTGAGATTCGTGATGAAGAAACAACACGCATTGCAATAAGAGCATCAATTACAGGACATCTTGTTTTGAGCACTCTTCATACTTCGGATGCGGTAAGTGCTGTTCCAAGGCTTTATGATCTTGGTGCAGACAGATTTCTTCTGAGTTCATCTTTGACTGCTGTGCTAAGTCAAAGACTTTTAAGAAAAATATGCCCCTTTTGTAAAACTTCAAGAGATTTAAATGAAAGAGAAAAAGAAATTTTTGCTTCTTCAGGAATAAAGCTGGATAAGATTTATTATGCTAAAGGATGCAAGATGTGTAGGAATACTGGATACTTAGGAAGAGTAGCAATAGGAGAACTGATGACAGTAAATGAAAAAATAAGGGAGATGATTTATGAAGGAGCTTCTTTTAACTCTCTTACAAAAGCTGCAGCTGAAGGAGGAATGCTCCCAATTAGGATTGATGGATTGAGGAAAGTTGCAGAAGGAATTTCAACACTTGAGGAGGTTGAAAGGGTTTTAGGATGA
- a CDS encoding AAA family ATPase, which yields MEYYEFYKFKEDPFGITPDPDFFYPSKTHMEAFESIRYLIQKGEGFMLVTGNPGTGKTTLIRKFLRNFKEENILPIVIYNSSLTPEELLKGIIEKLSKNDNQIDLNKFQSKLSMIEFLSEYLKNKKLSGYKNILIIDEAQDMPEETLTEIKHLSNIETEKEKLFQIILFAQPYFEDLLAKPKYSQINQRISLKVRLYPLSKEEVGEYVKFRLQTVAETPVYFKKSAIRKIYKASKGIPRLINLICSRALMVGYIKNSYKIKKSYVKLAVKHLHL from the coding sequence GTGGAATATTATGAGTTCTATAAATTTAAAGAAGACCCCTTTGGGATAACTCCTGATCCAGATTTCTTTTATCCTTCAAAAACCCATATGGAAGCTTTTGAATCTATCCGATATCTTATTCAGAAGGGTGAAGGATTTATGCTTGTTACAGGAAATCCTGGAACAGGGAAAACAACGCTTATAAGAAAATTCTTAAGAAACTTTAAAGAAGAAAATATCTTACCAATTGTTATCTACAATTCCTCTCTTACTCCTGAGGAGTTGCTCAAAGGAATAATTGAGAAATTAAGTAAAAACGACAATCAGATTGATTTAAACAAATTTCAAAGCAAGTTATCAATGATTGAATTTCTATCAGAGTATCTCAAAAATAAAAAACTCTCAGGTTATAAAAATATTCTTATAATTGATGAAGCCCAGGACATGCCTGAGGAAACTCTCACTGAAATAAAACATCTTTCAAATATTGAAACAGAAAAGGAAAAACTTTTTCAGATTATTCTATTTGCTCAGCCTTATTTTGAAGACCTTCTTGCAAAACCTAAATATTCACAAATAAACCAGAGAATAAGCCTTAAAGTAAGGCTTTATCCTTTAAGTAAGGAAGAAGTCGGAGAGTATGTAAAATTCAGACTCCAGACAGTAGCAGAAACACCTGTGTATTTTAAGAAATCAGCTATAAGAAAAATATACAAGGCATCAAAAGGAATTCCAAGACTTATAAATCTTATATGTTCCAGAGCCTTAATGGTTGGATATATTAAGAATTCGTATAAAATAAAAAAATCCTATGTAAAACTTGCTGTAAAGCATCTTCATTTGTAA
- a CDS encoding Rne/Rng family ribonuclease, protein MSNELLINVTKQECRVALLEGGQVVEFYIERKGDSSYVGNIYKGRVVKVLKGMQACFVDIGLDKAAFLYVDDIRGGIKEVYPFLEADEGTDILPKIDFKDASIEELVQEGQEILVQVAKDPMGTKGARVTSRITLPGRYVVLMPGVEHIGVSRKIENEEKRKQLKELASKIKPPGFGLIMRTVSEDATQEEIQKDIDFLFLLWDNIQKKKDKAHAPSLIHSEFDLVLRSLRDFMTQDVDRMIIDNYIEWQRLKEFAQVYFPRLADKIELYEGEEPIFDAFGIEVDLERALHRKIWLKSGGYIVIDQTEAMTVIDVNTGKYVGKENLEDTILRTNLEAVKEIAYQIRLRNLGGIILIDFIDMEKEENKQKIINAMTEAMKKDRAKTTIYNITELGIVQMTRKRTRESLEHILCDSCPYCEGKGRVKSIKTVAYEILRKLRFMTVPQGTELTVVANSSVADLLTDEERDSIEEIENTKKIRITIKKDMMLHQENYSIHKNMP, encoded by the coding sequence TTGAGTAATGAACTTTTAATAAATGTAACAAAACAGGAATGCAGAGTTGCTCTCTTAGAAGGTGGGCAGGTTGTTGAGTTTTATATTGAAAGAAAAGGAGATTCAAGCTATGTAGGAAATATTTATAAAGGCAGGGTTGTTAAGGTTTTAAAAGGTATGCAAGCTTGCTTTGTTGATATAGGACTTGATAAGGCAGCATTTCTTTATGTTGATGACATAAGGGGTGGAATTAAAGAGGTTTATCCCTTTCTGGAAGCAGATGAGGGAACAGATATCCTCCCAAAAATTGATTTCAAAGATGCTTCTATAGAAGAGCTTGTCCAGGAAGGACAGGAAATACTTGTTCAGGTTGCAAAAGATCCAATGGGAACAAAAGGAGCAAGGGTTACATCAAGAATTACACTTCCTGGTAGATATGTTGTTCTTATGCCAGGGGTGGAACACATTGGTGTATCAAGAAAAATAGAAAATGAAGAAAAAAGAAAGCAACTGAAAGAGCTTGCCAGTAAAATCAAACCACCAGGATTTGGTTTAATTATGAGAACAGTTAGTGAAGATGCAACACAAGAGGAGATTCAGAAGGATATTGATTTTCTTTTTCTCCTATGGGATAACATTCAGAAGAAAAAAGATAAAGCTCATGCTCCATCTCTTATTCACAGTGAGTTTGACCTTGTCCTGAGAAGTCTGAGAGATTTTATGACTCAGGATGTAGATCGTATGATTATTGACAATTATATTGAATGGCAAAGGCTTAAGGAATTTGCTCAGGTTTATTTTCCAAGACTTGCCGATAAGATTGAACTATATGAAGGAGAAGAACCAATATTTGATGCCTTCGGCATAGAGGTTGACCTTGAAAGAGCACTTCATCGTAAGATATGGCTTAAATCTGGAGGATACATTGTTATTGATCAGACAGAAGCAATGACTGTTATAGATGTAAACACTGGTAAGTATGTTGGCAAGGAGAATCTTGAAGACACAATTCTCAGAACAAATCTTGAAGCAGTCAAAGAAATTGCCTATCAGATAAGGCTGAGAAATCTCGGTGGAATTATATTAATTGACTTTATAGACATGGAAAAGGAGGAAAACAAACAAAAAATCATAAATGCCATGACAGAGGCGATGAAAAAAGACAGAGCAAAAACAACAATTTACAACATTACAGAATTAGGAATAGTTCAAATGACCCGTAAGAGAACAAGAGAAAGCCTTGAACACATATTATGTGACAGCTGTCCTTATTGTGAGGGCAAAGGAAGAGTAAAAAGCATAAAAACTGTAGCCTATGAAATCTTAAGGAAGCTAAGATTCATGACAGTTCCTCAAGGAACAGAGCTTACAGTAGTTGCCAATTCCTCAGTTGCAGATTTGCTTACTGATGAAGAAAGAGACTCAATAGAAGAAATTGAAAATACAAAAAAAATAAGAATTACAATTAAAAAAGATATGATGCTACATCAGGAAAATTACTCAATTCATAAAAACATGCCATAA
- the mshL gene encoding pilus (MSHA type) biogenesis protein MshL gives MAKVRKLLILLLLLFMYACSSTQMKGEIKIPQIELPKKEETVKKEVFPDFRIEQEDITPLKMKRVSVNARQSSLRDILIVLCRDAGLNLVIEKGVDPNVPVTVVLNNVTLKDALEAVFSSTDYFYKIERNVLTVKDTDTKIFHLSTIPIQQNYSTDVGGDILGGVTGQLPGITTGTTGGTTGGTTGGTATTILKGNVSKSEKTDDTAYKFWDSIEKALSTILGVSDTKTIPQQVASLQLGTSMPRENYVINRMTGTVMVTATKKNIKKVEEYIETVKKVMARQVLIEAKVIEVALSKSLKYGIDWSFLREWSHGTHNWSIGGSTSGFTNVIGGDSPYSLGKFSLTTTAIKDFSALIKALGQFGDVRTLSNPRVSIMNGQTSLFTVGRNYSFISKVQSNVTTSGTGSPIITYTVETGNLLSGLIIGIVPYIDENGEISLTITPIVSKLIDMKTATFGSSGSETVIQLPNVDLRELSTTVKVKDGEIIIIGGMIKKEETLSENKVPLLGDIPMVGELFKSKDKEEINTELVILLQPRIISQ, from the coding sequence ATGGCTAAAGTTAGAAAATTATTAATATTGCTTCTTTTATTATTCATGTATGCCTGCAGTAGCACTCAAATGAAAGGAGAAATAAAGATTCCTCAGATTGAGCTTCCTAAAAAAGAAGAAACAGTAAAAAAAGAAGTTTTCCCAGACTTCAGAATAGAGCAAGAGGATATAACCCCACTTAAGATGAAAAGGGTTTCTGTAAATGCAAGACAAAGTTCTTTAAGGGATATATTGATTGTTTTGTGTAGAGATGCTGGTTTAAATCTTGTTATTGAAAAAGGGGTAGATCCAAATGTCCCAGTAACAGTAGTTTTAAACAATGTTACATTAAAAGATGCTCTTGAGGCAGTTTTTTCCTCAACTGATTATTTTTATAAAATTGAAAGAAATGTGCTTACAGTAAAAGATACTGATACAAAAATATTTCACCTTAGCACAATTCCAATTCAACAAAATTATTCAACAGATGTTGGTGGAGACATTCTTGGTGGTGTAACAGGCCAGCTACCAGGTATAACTACAGGCACTACAGGAGGAACTACAGGAGGAACTACAGGAGGCACAGCAACTACAATACTTAAAGGGAATGTATCAAAATCTGAAAAAACAGATGATACAGCATATAAATTCTGGGATTCAATTGAGAAAGCACTTTCTACAATTCTTGGAGTATCAGATACTAAAACAATTCCACAGCAAGTAGCTTCATTGCAATTAGGTACTTCAATGCCTCGTGAAAACTATGTAATAAATAGAATGACAGGAACAGTGATGGTTACAGCAACAAAGAAAAATATAAAAAAAGTTGAAGAGTATATTGAAACAGTGAAAAAGGTTATGGCAAGACAGGTCCTTATAGAAGCCAAAGTCATAGAGGTTGCACTTTCAAAATCTTTAAAATACGGAATTGATTGGTCTTTTTTAAGAGAGTGGAGTCATGGCACACATAACTGGAGCATTGGTGGGAGCACATCAGGCTTTACAAATGTAATAGGTGGTGATAGCCCATACTCTTTGGGTAAATTTTCATTGACAACAACTGCTATAAAAGATTTTTCAGCTTTAATAAAAGCTCTTGGACAATTTGGAGATGTAAGAACCCTGTCAAATCCTCGTGTAAGTATAATGAATGGACAGACTTCGCTTTTTACAGTTGGAAGAAATTACTCGTTTATATCAAAGGTTCAGAGCAATGTTACAACATCCGGAACAGGTTCTCCGATAATAACTTATACAGTAGAAACAGGCAATCTTCTTTCAGGACTTATTATTGGAATAGTTCCTTACATTGATGAAAATGGAGAAATTTCTCTCACAATTACTCCAATAGTCTCTAAGCTTATAGATATGAAAACAGCAACTTTTGGTTCTTCAGGTAGTGAAACAGTAATCCAGCTTCCAAATGTTGATTTAAGAGAACTAAGCACAACAGTAAAGGTAAAAGATGGTGAAATTATAATAATTGGTGGAATGATTAAAAAGGAGGAAACTCTATCAGAAAATAAAGTGCCACTCTTAGGAGATATTCCTATGGTTGGTGAGCTTTTTAAAAGTAAAGATAAGGAAGAGATAAATACTGAGCTTGTAATACTTCTGCAGCCAAGGATTATTTCACAATGA
- a CDS encoding DegQ family serine endoprotease: protein MIKSKKILLSGIIFLVIGITVGLIIASKFDIQNKGFSEDYKISKESQEILSKISNAMAEVIQAVRPSVVNIYTTKKIKRPGIPFPFSDPFFRRFFDEEFGEFFKQREYTQTSLGSGVIVDSSGYILTNYHVIKGADEIKVKLYDKRVYDGTVIGYDAKTDIAVIKIKAEGLHPIKLGDSDKLKVGETVIAIGNPYGLSLTVTSGIVSATGRANVGISDYEDFIQTDAAINPGNSGGPLVNVRGELVGINTAIFSTTGGYQGIGFAIPSNMAKTVMESLIKYKKVIRGWLGVTVQDIDPEMAKMAKLKELKGAVVTDVDEGSPAEKAGLMRKDIIISFDGKEVEDSAHLRNMVVSSPPGKTVQMEIIRNGKHYTITATIGELPSEKQLSQTDNVLAGIHVDNLTDKIRNELNIPKKIKGVVVVSIEPGCPAEGILSQGDVIIEINNEKINNVKDFSKIAKNIKNEAVVWFYRNGRVLYVTLKIG, encoded by the coding sequence ATGATAAAAAGTAAAAAAATTCTTCTTTCAGGTATCATTTTTCTTGTTATAGGTATTACAGTAGGGCTTATAATTGCTTCAAAATTTGATATTCAGAACAAGGGATTTTCAGAGGATTATAAGATTTCTAAGGAGTCTCAAGAAATTTTGTCAAAAATAAGCAATGCCATGGCAGAGGTTATTCAGGCTGTAAGACCGTCAGTAGTAAACATTTACACTACAAAAAAGATTAAAAGACCAGGAATTCCTTTTCCTTTCAGTGATCCTTTTTTCAGAAGATTTTTTGATGAGGAATTTGGAGAATTTTTCAAACAAAGAGAATATACGCAAACATCACTTGGTTCAGGAGTGATTGTTGATTCTTCAGGATATATTCTCACAAACTATCATGTAATTAAAGGTGCTGATGAGATTAAAGTAAAGCTTTATGACAAAAGGGTTTATGATGGAACTGTAATTGGTTATGATGCAAAAACTGATATTGCAGTGATAAAAATAAAAGCAGAAGGATTACATCCAATTAAATTGGGTGATTCGGACAAACTAAAGGTTGGAGAAACAGTAATAGCAATTGGAAATCCCTATGGATTAAGCCTTACTGTAACAAGTGGTATTGTTAGTGCTACTGGTAGAGCAAATGTAGGAATCTCTGATTATGAAGACTTTATTCAGACAGATGCAGCAATTAATCCAGGAAATTCAGGTGGTCCTCTTGTGAATGTTCGTGGAGAACTTGTTGGAATAAATACAGCGATATTTAGCACAACAGGAGGATATCAGGGAATTGGTTTTGCAATTCCAAGCAACATGGCAAAGACTGTAATGGAAAGTCTTATCAAGTATAAGAAAGTAATTCGTGGATGGCTTGGTGTAACTGTTCAAGATATAGATCCCGAAATGGCAAAAATGGCAAAATTGAAAGAACTAAAAGGCGCTGTTGTTACAGATGTTGATGAAGGCAGCCCTGCTGAAAAAGCAGGACTTATGAGAAAGGACATTATCATCAGCTTTGATGGTAAAGAAGTAGAGGATTCTGCTCATCTCAGAAACATGGTAGTAAGTAGTCCTCCTGGAAAAACAGTTCAGATGGAGATAATAAGAAATGGAAAACATTATACAATAACTGCTACCATAGGTGAACTTCCCAGCGAAAAGCAGCTTTCTCAGACAGACAATGTTCTGGCAGGTATTCATGTTGATAATCTAACAGACAAAATAAGAAATGAATTAAACATTCCTAAAAAAATTAAAGGAGTTGTTGTAGTATCAATTGAGCCAGGCTGCCCTGCTGAAGGAATACTTTCACAAGGAGATGTGATTATAGAAATTAATAATGAAAAAATTAACAATGTAAAAGACTTTTCAAAAATAGCAAAAAATATCAAAAATGAAGCTGTTGTATGGTTTTACAGAAACGGTAGAGTCTTATATGTCACTCTTAAGATTGGATAG
- a CDS encoding YkgJ family cysteine cluster protein, with product MEKSFEIILPDGTVYKPEKESVVQGYDPDGKPKKMKFSMKTECQRCGECCKRDTPVILKEDIILLKKGVISEKDIYTIREGEKIRSFIDGDTYYSSMELIKLRPIFASSTCLFYDPEVGCTIYEMRPTVCREFECWSQNITITGLEERRLTRNDLFGSIDIVKEAINKHEEKCSLYKFNDIVEEFVSGKEEIFEKIVEMILFDSTIRDWAKKKLEIQDDVLPLLFGRSLMEIAPLYGVLIEKEGENFLIKVMKEAEQ from the coding sequence ATGGAAAAGTCATTTGAAATAATCTTACCTGACGGAACAGTTTATAAACCTGAAAAGGAATCAGTTGTTCAGGGTTATGATCCAGATGGAAAGCCGAAGAAAATGAAGTTTTCTATGAAAACAGAATGCCAGCGATGTGGAGAGTGTTGTAAAAGGGATACTCCAGTAATTCTTAAAGAAGATATCATCCTATTGAAAAAGGGTGTTATATCTGAAAAGGACATTTATACAATAAGAGAGGGTGAAAAAATTCGCTCTTTTATTGATGGTGATACCTATTATTCGTCAATGGAATTGATAAAACTCCGTCCTATCTTTGCAAGCTCTACATGTCTTTTTTATGACCCTGAAGTAGGTTGCACAATCTATGAGATGAGACCCACTGTATGCAGAGAATTTGAATGCTGGAGTCAAAACATTACAATTACAGGTCTTGAGGAAAGAAGACTAACAAGAAATGACCTTTTCGGCAGTATTGACATTGTTAAAGAGGCTATAAATAAACACGAAGAAAAATGCTCTCTTTATAAATTCAATGATATTGTGGAAGAATTTGTCTCTGGCAAAGAAGAAATTTTTGAAAAAATTGTTGAGATGATTTTATTTGACTCTACAATAAGGGATTGGGCAAAGAAAAAACTGGAGATTCAGGATGATGTTCTGCCTTTGCTTTTTGGTAGGTCTTTGATGGAAATTGCTCCTCTTTATGGAGTTTTAATAGAGAAAGAAGGAGAAAACTTTCTGATTAAAGTTATGAAGGAGGCTGAACAATGA
- a CDS encoding type II secretion system F family protein → MNIFMYRAVTEEGKVFRSFIKANNYEEAMQLLTMKNIYVLSMLEIPKILSPFISFFSGKIKNIHLIEFSKNLSIMLKAGVPLTAALADIAENMTNQRFKRIILDIKDMIEKGMPFNEAISMQKDVFPRVVQYLIKVGEETGRLDRSLSEIADYFQRIEDLRTAIKRALIYPIFATVVSFGAVCFWLIYVLPKIVNAMQGMGVKIPFITQIMVQIGALLAKFFYLLPVIPLIFVLSMPLIKKNKKLKWIKDFLSFKLPIIKEIFYNRAVALFTEQFRILTVAGIPIDNALDMTAEVVNNEIMKKAINNAKERITIGERISQSLKDQKIFPPMVIRLINIGETSGNLDEQLGFLTNYYTSKLQEYSVRLGKIIEPVMILFIGLFFAIILISLLSPLYDLISKLGGQ, encoded by the coding sequence ATGAATATTTTCATGTACAGAGCTGTTACCGAAGAAGGAAAAGTTTTTAGAAGTTTTATAAAGGCAAACAATTATGAAGAAGCAATGCAGCTTCTGACAATGAAAAACATTTATGTTTTATCAATGTTAGAAATACCAAAGATTTTATCCCCTTTTATCAGCTTTTTCTCAGGCAAAATAAAAAATATTCATTTAATTGAATTTTCAAAAAATCTCTCAATAATGCTTAAAGCAGGAGTGCCTCTCACAGCAGCCCTTGCAGATATCGCTGAAAACATGACAAACCAGAGATTCAAAAGAATAATTTTAGATATAAAAGACATGATTGAAAAAGGAATGCCCTTTAATGAAGCAATATCAATGCAAAAAGATGTTTTTCCTCGAGTTGTTCAATATCTTATAAAAGTCGGAGAAGAAACAGGTCGTCTTGACAGAAGCCTTAGTGAGATAGCGGATTATTTTCAAAGAATTGAGGATTTAAGAACAGCCATAAAAAGAGCTCTTATTTATCCTATTTTTGCTACAGTGGTTTCTTTTGGTGCTGTTTGTTTCTGGCTTATTTATGTTCTGCCAAAAATTGTAAATGCAATGCAGGGCATGGGAGTAAAGATTCCTTTTATTACACAAATTATGGTTCAAATCGGTGCCCTACTGGCAAAGTTTTTTTATCTTTTGCCTGTCATACCTTTAATTTTTGTTCTTTCAATGCCTTTAATCAAAAAAAATAAAAAATTGAAATGGATAAAAGACTTCCTTTCGTTTAAATTGCCCATAATAAAAGAAATATTTTATAATAGAGCAGTTGCTCTCTTTACAGAGCAGTTTCGCATTCTCACTGTAGCAGGTATTCCAATAGACAATGCTCTTGACATGACAGCAGAAGTTGTTAACAATGAAATAATGAAAAAAGCAATAAATAATGCAAAAGAGAGAATTACTATAGGAGAAAGAATTTCACAATCTCTTAAAGACCAGAAAATTTTCCCGCCTATGGTAATCAGGCTTATAAACATAGGTGAAACTTCAGGAAATCTTGACGAACAGCTTGGATTTTTAACTAATTATTACACTTCAAAACTTCAGGAATACTCTGTGAGGCTTGGCAAAATCATAGAGCCTGTAATGATTTTATTTATCGGTTTATTTTTTGCAATAATTTTAATCAGTCTTTTAAGTCCTCTTTATGATTTAATTTCAAAACTTGGAGGACAGTAG
- the fsa gene encoding fructose-6-phosphate aldolase, with amino-acid sequence MKFFIDTANVEEIKKAWEAGVIDGVTTNPSLIAKEKQQPLSLLKEICQIVDGPVSAEAVSLNFDDMVKEAYQLSKIHPNIVVKIPMTEDGLKAVKKLSQEGIKTNVTLVFSPLQALLAAKAGATYVSPFVGRLDDISHFGIELVRDIQIIFENYDFETQVIVASIRNPLHVLEAARIGAHIATIPYSVIKQLIKHPLTDIGIERFLKDWEKIKK; translated from the coding sequence ATGAAATTCTTTATTGACACAGCGAATGTTGAAGAGATTAAGAAAGCATGGGAAGCTGGAGTTATTGATGGAGTGACAACAAATCCTTCGCTTATTGCAAAGGAAAAGCAACAACCACTGTCTCTTCTTAAAGAAATATGCCAGATAGTAGATGGTCCTGTGAGCGCTGAAGCAGTATCTCTTAATTTTGATGATATGGTGAAAGAGGCTTATCAGTTAAGTAAAATTCATCCAAATATTGTTGTTAAAATTCCAATGACTGAGGATGGATTGAAGGCAGTTAAGAAACTTTCTCAGGAAGGGATAAAAACCAATGTAACTCTTGTTTTTTCTCCACTACAGGCTCTTTTAGCTGCAAAGGCAGGTGCTACATATGTAAGTCCCTTTGTTGGAAGACTTGATGACATAAGCCACTTTGGAATAGAACTTGTAAGAGACATCCAGATTATTTTTGAAAACTATGATTTTGAAACTCAAGTAATTGTGGCAAGTATTCGAAATCCTTTGCATGTGCTTGAAGCAGCAAGAATTGGTGCACACATTGCAACAATCCCTTATTCAGTAATCAAACAGTTAATCAAGCATCCTTTAACAGATATTGGCATTGAAAGATTTCTTAAAGATTGGGAAAAAATTAAAAAATAA